TGTGTAGGATGGACTCTCAAAACAGCCAATGTGGAGTGGTGTTTGTGTTAATGAGTAGATTCCCTGACTGCTTGCTCCTAAATGTAGAGACAATTATCACAGGGAAACTCCCCGAGTCGAGAGTAATCGACTGTGACTGTTTTGTGCTTAATGATCCCTGCGTGTTGCTCTCCAGGCCTGTCTCACGAGCAAAACATGTCCAAGATGCGTCTGCTGACATTCATGGGCATGGCTGTGGAATTCAAGGAGATCTCCTTCGACACCATGCAACAGGAGCTGCAGATCGGAGCCGATGACGTCGAGGCTTTTGTCATCGCGGTACAAGCACTTCATCTCATTAATCCCTGCTGTCTACCCTTGTTACGTGTGCTGTTACAGGCGACTAATGGGGGGGAAAAAGGAGTAGTGATTGAACAGTGgtcacaaacagacacacatccCCCTGACTTGCCTTCTTGTAtcaaaaaattatgtttttcctCCTTAAAAAAAGAATGTAGTGTTCATCATAGGTCATGAGTTTTACAATGAAAACATGGCATAGAACCAAGAATAGCACTTTTAGTGTTTTGTGACTCCGATTAGCTTCATTTCCCAACTGCATTCTCTCAaaggttttattgtttttattgctctCTGTCAGAGTTTTTGCTGCCTCTTTATTCCCCTCCTGTCTGCTTTTTCTTTCTAGCGGTTCGGACGAAGATGGTGTACTGCAAATTGACCAGACACAGCGAAAAGTTGTTGTGAGGTAAGGACTTTCATCAAACAACGTCATGCATGCCTTAACTGTGTTCCATTTTGAGTAAGTAAAGAGGGGCAGTTATAGCAAGACCTGACGTACTTTACCTGTATCTTCAGAAAACATCGTCCTTCATCCTTAAATAGGTcctaatagagtggtgcaggaatccAGGGTcccaaaacccagaaatgagttagcattttagcacttccagttccctcgtctggaagtcaaagggttttttaaatgttttttttagttagatgcctgaaatgaggtctgttgttaacacaagcttaagagattttaacgttttattctacattattacacggcttcgTTGAgtactccattctgattggtcaatcacagcgttctacggtctgttatttctttatagcagactgttgctatgtataacaaaccgttgctatgggcgcagctctgatgtcagactctggcggaccatttttgtgtcaaattattgatttcttaagtaagtagcctgTAATAAGCGGagtaatgtacagctagcgggtagCGTCGCATCacgtcggggtttatttcacaacaatgaccgactcGTTTTAccttatcccttacatataaaatacgtcagtaaatatctaACTCGggaatttttaagcttttatatGTATTAAAAAATGCGGTTCCTAACAAGTTGCTAAATGTGACTACCAAACGTCATCACGTCGACTCGTCCACCGTTATAGTCTTGTTATGTATACTTGCACTCGTGCGACCGTGGtatagttcgtttatagcctaacgttagctttttacttctggcgattgcattcacacttcaaaaatcataaaaggttTCTTCATTTGTTCAAGTATCATAGATGTTTGATGGTGCAACCACCTATGCAGTGTTGGTGAGAGTGCACCACTGTTCATCGCTAATGCAGTCTGTACTTATTAGGCATACACATATCATTATCTTTGACACATTTCTTCTGTTGATGTGAAAATAACTTCAGGTTCACATTCAGAaggtctttttctttgtcttctgtgGAGCCATTCGTTTGATCTTTTTGCCGTTTCTGTAATTGTTAATGACAGACCAGTACTAGGCTGCAAGGGTTGACTAATGAACTAATATGTGGATTAGTTTGTATTCCTGAATTTGGCCAAAGTTGTCTGGTGTCTCTGGTCAAGGCTGCTATGAGTTTATTTGGTTCTTGTCTGCAGAGAACTATGTCATCTGTCTAGAAATGATTCTGCCTCCGTATGGCTTTGATTTGAGGTCTTAATACCGAATACAGGCTTTTGTCATAGTTATATTTACTATAGCTCTGTATTTTATTTCCTCAAAGTTGTGAGACGTGACCTTGgcctgcattttctttttgtcaattTAACATTCTTGCTTCTGTGTTTTCCACTCAATCAGCCACAGTACACACCGCACCTTTGGCAagcagcagtggcagcagcTGCACGACAGCCTCAGCTCCTGGAAGGCCAACCTAGCAGCCGTCAAGACCAGTCTGCAAGCCCTGTCACCTTCTGCTTAATTCCACCTTAACCCAACTGTCTAGACTGCCTGGCCCTCTATTCTTTTCTGCTTTCCAAATCCCCAGACTGAATTGAtcagtttttttattaatccaataaaacaacaatggaTATAACCTGTGATTGCTTATTCCTTTCTTGTTAAGTAATTAAATATTGCTAGTTCTTTTCAAGTTAATTAATGTCATAAACACAGCAAGTTGTATTAACACACAACAGCCAAAAGCTTTACTGTGCCATAATACATATATTATCCGTCTTTTCAGACAACTACCCCACTAGTTGCATTATGATCCTTTCAGAAAGCCATGCAGTGACTTTAATGGGGGCTCATCCTCCAGCAGCTCTCAACATCTGGTTTTAGTTAAAGGACGACGTGCCCGCATTAGATGAGCTGTGACTCTTGGTGAGAAATAGCCTGCAACAAGAGGGTCACTTGTCTGGGAACACATGAGAGGTGACAACAGTAATGTGAACTTAAGATGACCGTGTCTGCCGGGGTCAGAGCTGTATGACTGTAGCATCAACACTTAAAAGCTCGTGGCGTAGGCTGATTCACTGCCACTACAAATTTGACACTGTCCTCTGGGTTAAAAGATAGTGTTCAGCTGTATCAGCATGACTCACTGTCTTTTGATGTGTCTGAAAAGTTGAAAAACAAAGACGTCTAAATTCCAGTTTTTAGTTTACCTTTCCTTTGCCCATTGATGTAAAGTTAAGTGCCATTTAGATCTGTTCTCGGGCACCGGTCCAGAGCATTACGATGTGAACTCTAATGATATATGGAGCAGGCATTAGGTGTAAAAGGGGTCTGCTGGAGTTCTCTCCCTCTGGGGCTGTGATGAAATCAGCACAAGCTGACGAAGTGCAGACTACTGACATTGCACTTTTAATATCCTAACCCCCGCCACAAATGCACAGAGTTTTTTCTTTGACTAATAAAGCCACAGCTCAACctgtttactttgttttttagtGGTGTGCTGCTCCTCATTCTGTACCGATTAAATCTGATCATTTCAACCCTGCcactaaaatgttttcactcagatgaaataggcattagaggTACACATTTACCGCTGCAGTGTGTTCTTTTTCCCATCATAGCAGAGGTCTGCAGAGACTCACCGCTCACTTCTGTCCAGTTGTCCACAGCATCTCCGACTCTTATCAGTGGGTGTAAATCACAGAACACATTCTCAGGAGCATAACCTCATCACTGCCACCTGCAGATAGAAGTGAATGTGACCAAGGCTTAACGCAATGTTTGCGAAGCCTCATATCTTGGTTTCCATCGCTCCTTTTCTCTGCAAGCAATTGCTTCGCAGCTACTTTTCTCATTCTGTAAcagtgatctctctctctctctctctctcttcttgtctCTAATTTGTCTCACTGGCTTTAAGTAACTGTTTTGTGGATGGTCCGTCATGTGAGATGTCCCAGATGTAAATACTGTGGTTGGTTTATCTGGTGCAAGCCTCACGACCCCTTCTTATCAGCGTCAGATAGAGGTAGTTCTGCATTGTTCagtgataaaaaacaaatgagttGATATTCCATTTGGAAGCTGAGGCCTCCTTTGCACATGAAGCTCAGATTATCAGTGGATGTGGACAGTAacgaagtacatttactccatTTTATGCTCATTTATATTTCCACTCCGCTACATTTCTGAGGGATatgttgtacttttttaaaactccactccatttattttacaaatatatacaatGGTTACTTTTAAGAATAAGTTTGAATTGATCTAATTCAGTTTCAGATGTCAATGAGTTGTTAGAAGTTCCACCAAAATTTTTCAGATGTTACATAACTGTTCACTAAATATGTAaattatccaatatttcacacaaaaaaagcaaatattagAGAACAGGAGAACTTGTTTTAGTTCGTCTTACTCAAATAATCATGTCACGACTACTACCTAACTGTAAAGTAgttaaaagtagctccacctcaaccagctacaacagtaattGGCCATTTCTCTCCATAACAACataacttttgatactttaagtgcattttgattatggaacttttgtaattttacttaaaggtcacatataatgctcattttcaggttcatacttttattttttcattatttagacTGCACATAAACCtggtttataataaaacaaacatgaaaatctcactttttccaatatggaacctttaagtaAGTTTACTGTATTGTGGTATTGGAACTTTTGAATATAAATACTTGACCACTGTCAAAATTTACTGTGTTTGAGCACAAAGCTCGCTGTGTGAGCTGATGAAGAACCACATGGATTCCCCAGCAGTAAGACACTATTATAACACTGATATGGCAGTATGTGGTGTACGGTGGCAATATCATCTGACATCACAGTAGATAAAGTCTGGAATTTCTCATTTTCTTCGCCCCTTTTCTTCATATCAGCATTCCTCTGGGTAAATCTCTGATTTGACTCTGACGGTATCCAGAGACGTATAGCCAAGTACAAGAGACGGGCTCTCACTGCCCTTCAATTAGCACCATCCAGTAGTCAGCCAGATAATGTTCAATTGCATCCTATCTCTGCTTTACATAAACACTGGCCAAGAGGCCCGGAGGCTCACAGACAGATATGTGTATTTACATGAAGAGTGTGAAACATAAACACTATTATGGATGGTGGTTTGCCAGGCAGAATGGGAAACTTTATCTTCACTGTGTTGCTTCATGTTTTGCTGTTTGCGGCGTCTCTAAAGTTGCTATAGTCCCCATTCTTTGTGGTGGAAAATGCCAGACTAAGTGGATTTTAACACAGATACCTCTTCTCTGTCAAAACGACTCCAGAGCCCATTACACAACCTTTTCCCATACAAGGCCTGTGCATAGTGGTGTAGTCACCAGCTCCCGAGCTACCGAGAGATCTCCAGAGAGGAGGTTTAGTGCTTTTAAAAGAGTCCTGATGCAAAGAAGATAGCATTGTGTTACAACGGTAATTTGTGCCCTCCCATTAAAAGTGAAGATACAACAGACTGAATGACCCTTTAAGCTTTAAGTGTCATTGAAGTAAAATGACCCTTTAAATCCTAATACAGTGTAGTTGGGAAGATCCACCAGAGGTTACATGACAATAGTCACGAAACTATCATGTCAGTGTCTAaaatggaggggaaaaaaatgcatgtcACCACTTATGAAGGTAAGGGCCTACTTGTTTTATCTGccttgtttggttttgttttcttttgtgaagCACTTAAGTGTTAAGTGTTAAGAAAAGTGCTATAgcctataaataaagtttattattattgctattattggTATACTATAGGCCTATCTGTTGCTTGGTGACCCCTTTTAAAGTCAGTGTTAAAATGTACTTATTGCTTAGTACCACGTAAACACTACATCGTTAAGTTCAAAGTggcctacatacagtatatagcaaggctgtcaaagttaacgtgataataacgtgttaatgaaAATTCATTTTAATACTACTAATTTCCTTAATGCAATAatacaacttgcaatttttatgtcgtagcgggctcagttttgaagctaaagtgaagagaaggctaaataatgctccaaaattacgctaaattttgtcgaggaaaactggcatggccattttcaaaggggtctcttgacctctgacctcaaggtatgtgaatgaaaatgggttctctgggtacccacgagtctcccctttacagacatgcccactttatgataatcacatgcagattggggcaagtcatagtcaagtcagcacactgacacactgacagctgttgttgcctgttgggcttgagtttgccatgttatgatttgagcatattttttatgctaaatgcagtacctgtgaggttttctggacaatatttgtcattgttttatgttgttaattgatttccaataatgaatatatacaaacatttgcataaagcaagcatatttgccgactctcatgttgatatgagtattaaatacttgacaaatctccctttaaggtatatttgaacaggtaaaaaatgtgcgataaatttgtgattaatcgcgattaactatggacaaacatgcgattaatcatgattaaatattttaattgattgacagccctaatatatatattgataactAGTGTGTTACAAAGCTTTAAGTAGTAATTCATTGTGTTCATAGcccatttttatattattattattattagtagtagtagtagtagtagtagtattgttgttgttattatttcatttttttttttatacttttcaaTTAATATTATCAAAGTAAAATTTGCCTTTTTGCCTTTTCATTTTAGATATTTAGATGTTACTCTGTTTCAGAGTGAATTTCtttaattgcaaaaataaaataagcttGTATAAAAATGTACATCAACAGCCAGATGCTGCCCTATGATCAATAAGAGTATAAAGGCCAACACATGATTCATCTTTGGGAGGAGTAAAATTGTGGCATCTGACTCAAGTCAGATGATGCATGTGAAATAAATCCTATTTAACACTTGGGTGTGAAAAGACTTGCTGGAAAAGTTACTTTCACTTTCGTGGTTTCAGCTGCCATCTAGCGTCCACTTTTTTATTTGCATAGCTTATCTGTATTACCCAGGTGAACGGGATCGATTGGTTGAGTCTGGCAGGTATAGTTTTAGGAGGAGCTGTTGCATAGGGGGCCACATCTGTTGGGAGTAAACAAAACCGGAACTGTGTTGAGTTCTTCAGGGACTACCACAGGTATACTTGACTGTATTTTCCCTTTAGACGATATGATCCGTGTTAAACTTTCTCAAAGTTGCTAAACTCAGCTGTTGTTTGTTACTTTGGCTGAACGTTTCCTGATTCGCGTCGACCTACCTGCTCCTTTACCTGAGGGTTTATTGTGTTGGCGTTGAACTCTGCCCATCATTATGTGCCACTTTTCATCATAGGTAAGCTAGAATAAGAGGTATCCGGTGAAAGAAACGTGTACATATAGTAGTTTGAAGAATACTGGGTGCGTATAGTTGATGGTACTCTGCCCTCTGGACTGCCCATTTAATGCCACACCTGTCCGCGCGCAGGTGCACGCATGACCATGTTGTTTCACCTGTTCATACTCCTTCAACTCCTGTCATGTGGAGATCTGGCCTGTATGAGGAGGTTACAGTCCAAACATGAAGACCAAGAAGGTGAGATCATTGTAGAAGAATTAAAACTGTAAACACTAAGATCTTGTCTGATGTTCACCTGTTAATCAGTTCACCTGTCTGGGCATctgcacctttaagtgtttGTAGATGAGGGGGGCGCAAATTCGTTCCTGGGTCGCCATCTGCTTTTCAACCGGTTTGACTTTGAGATTTTCACTCCTGGAAATCTGGAGAGGGAGTGTTATGAAGAAGATTGCAATTATGAAGAAGCAAGGGAGGTCTTTGAAAACATCCCTCAAACAGTTAAGTGATGCTGTCCAGTCCAGTGGGCTGAGAGGTCATTTCATTCTGAGCATAAAGACAGCAGACTTCACCACAGCCTACTATAATGATGCTTTGTTTTGCAGGATGTTTTTTGGAAGAAATACAATGCAGgtaagagagaaacagagagaggtaCATACCTCCCTTTGTTGCTTAgatcatttttaaattgatgTTATCACTACTTGTAATGACACGAGTTGTGTATGTGttgtttaaggtacatttgtaCCTTGCCTGTAGCAAGTAATAAAGTTATGTCACTGATGCTTTCAAAACCTGTTTCACCACGTTCAACAGCACACAGTGGCTTTGCTTTATGTTGCTCAAACTCCCAATTTTGTGTCATAAATTACCTCTGCAGCCCTCATTTATTGTATGGCTGTCAAAATTGGCTAAAAATGACATTCGAATGTTCgttccaaaaaaacacataggTTAGAACTATTCGAATATCTATTTTTGTGCGCTATGTCCATGACCCCGTGACCTAACTGGCCACCAGCAACGCAGCACTGCTCAGCGTGACGTTTTGAGTTGTAATTTTGTCACACACCCTGTTTCTGTTATTCCCGTCGCTCCCTTTGAAAGCAATGGATGAGGAACAGCTGAtttgtgaagttgaaatgagaaGTTATCTACAGCATacaatacctcctcatttcacaacaaaaacttaaataaggtggcagctggctggatgGAGATCGCCAAGAGATCGCCTGAAAGTGTCCTACTTGCTGTTGGTTATATTtgatgtcatttccagtaaatatcacaatataaaacgtgTGATCATTCCTCGTTCAGCTTGACTTAAcattacgtttcactttcagttagGCAAATGAAAGTGATGTGTGACACCCTTCATGCATTCAGTGCGCACGAGGCAGACAGCCGCAgtagtgctgctttttttccacaatcgaatattcatttccttttttttttactattcgaATATATATCCGAATGTAGTATAtttgttgacagccctaatttattgttttgcatTAACGGTGACTGAATTctgaatagatagataatacctgtgtgtctgctgctgtaGAAAATCAAACTATTCTACACTGCTGCTTTCAaaccaaagaatcaatatcagatGAAAAAGAGGAACCACGCTGTGATATTCAGCTGGCTGGCCACCTTTGTTGCAACTCACACTGTCCAGTTACTCACTGTGGTCTGTGATCAACAGATAAGAACAAGCGCCCCATGCGGGTCGATGTGACATCTCTTTTGGTGGGACTGGTCGCTGGTGGAGTGTCCCTTGTTATCGCTGGCCTCCTGGTCTGGTACTTCTGTCAAGGCAAATGCAAGAACCGTGCAAAGTAAGTAAGAGGGTCTTTATTACTATTAATGGCAGCTACATTATCCTTGCACACTTTCACCTTAGTAGCTATAGCACTACTACCACCTTTTAATACACTAGTACAACTCTGTTGCGCTATAAACCCATGTACTTGAACAAACTGACAACCTGAATGCTTTTTAGCCCCATATTTAATAAAATTCGTAATATTTCagagttttcagacattttcatatACAGATTGCAGACAACTGCTGCACAGCTTTTTACAATATAATTTGATGCTTCTCTTGTCCTGTATCTGTTGTTCTTATATTCTCAACTAactattgttttcattattgattaatctgctgattattttcttgattaatcattttgtctatAGAATGTAAATAGTGGAAAAatgtcacacccacacacaatcACCCAAAGCCTAAGTTGTCATAATCAAATTGCTTCTTTTGTCTGACAAAGATACTCAGTTTACTACAGCATAAtgaatgacaaagaaaagcatcaaatactcacatttgagaagctggaagtgttcagtatttttgcttggaaattGACAAATGATTAGAAATAGAATAATTGTCTAAGAATCGACTAATCATTTAATCAGTTGTTACATGTTTAAGCTCTATACCTGTTCCTGCCGATTGAGTTGCTAATTTGATGTGAATTTTTTATCCCATTCGTGCAATTTTATCCTAGATATGCAATTTTATGCcttgtgatagtctggcgacctgtccatgGTGTACTTTtcctttgcccaatgtcagctggaatcgactccagcccccccgtgatggatggatggatggatgaatgtgCAATTTTATCCTATATGGGACATTTTTATCCTATGTTTACACAATTAACTTATTACTTTTATACTTGTTAGCACTTTTTTATTACAGTCGTGAGACAGATGCAACGTAATTTTGTTCTGCTGTGCACTTGCCATGCAAATACTATGAATAACAATGAAGTGAGTCTTGAATCTTCTAACAATATGTTACTGCTTCTTGTAAAACATCCACCATAATACCAATCCCTAAGAAACCACGCCCCTCTTAATCAAACCACTACAGACCAGTAGCACTCACCTCCATAGTGATggaatgctttaaaaaaaacttccacCTTTACCTTCATACTTGAAGGCATTAAGTGTGTCACATATGAATGACATGACATGTATGTCTGTACTCCTCTTGCAGCTCCGTTCGGCAGCGACCAAGAAGGAGTAACGCCTCTTTAATGATGCGACGACTAGAGGAAGTGTCCTTACAACCTGTACCCCCACCCCCTATGGAGGAAATGGACCCCCCGGGGCTGCCTTCCTATGAGCAAGCAATTGCAAAAAATGGACCACATGACGCCCCACCTCCTCCCTATCCTGGGTATTTTGCATGTGCATTTGTATTTGCAGTTATGTCATAACTCAATCCATAATGCAGTCACAGAAAGGTCCttcaaacatattttataacatcttctcttattttttgttttagttcaCGACATGGAAGCATTCGGCGGTAGTATCTTCAGGACAACACATCTGCATGTCTGTCCACATCAGGCAGACAATTTGCAACTAACATTTACACTGCTTGGCATTGTATACAATTTTTTTCATCATCACAAGATTTAAAACACTTTCTAATGCCTCCTGTTTTGTTGCTCTGATTATCTTTTTCCACTCATACATTTCTAATCTTTCTGGTCTGTTGGTGTATTTTTTCCTTGGCAGTATAATCCCCCTTCTTAACGTGCTTGTGCCAAAACGTAGTCTCTTCTATTTTCCCTATTTCCTGATTATGCTTTGTAAAATAACCCTAAACCTCTGCTGAATAAGctttataatacattttaccCAGTTTGCTGCTTTTTGtctaaatgaaaatgaagaatCAATAATGTATTGGATATGAGAGATTTAAGTTGCTGTAGTAGTAAGGCCCTTAAATAGCAGTGGCTTTAGACACAGCATGCATAGAAGGTCTGAGAGCGGGATTAGGATTAGGTTTCATTACACAATAAGTATTAATTGCAATTGAAGAGAAGCAGACTGATAAAGCTTCCTGTCTCCTTCAGAAGGAAAAATAGTAACCGCAAAACTGATTTCAATGGCATGATGGTATTCTATAATATTGCCATACAGAAAAGGCTTTTACGGTTAATACAAGTGTTTTTGATGTACTGGTCTACCAGCTTGCTTTGTTATGATTCACTTTCAGCTTCATATCATAATctattaacttttttatttttttaaaaagtgcagaTTTTATTGCTGGTTTATAGACTTTTATTGTGCACCAACCAATGAGACTGCTCTTCTAATATGTGAAGTCATGTTTACTttcagtatatactgtacattgtggttaattattaaaatgtactaTAAATAGATGGAGGTTGAAGCTCTTCAAAGGCAGTTTTGCAATATCTTACATTCACATAGAAGAACGTTTTACAATTCTACAAGAAAATTATAGCTGTGATGAATATGACggttaaaaacatatttcaacaGTTGAGGTGTAGCACAACAGTTTGTCCAACAAAACAAAGTCACTCATTTAAACTGTAATTGGACTGA
Above is a genomic segment from Sebastes umbrosus isolate fSebUmb1 chromosome 2, fSebUmb1.pri, whole genome shotgun sequence containing:
- the prrg4 gene encoding transmembrane gamma-carboxyglutamic acid protein 4 — translated: MTMLFHLFILLQLLSCGDLACMRRLQSKHEDQEVFVDEGGANSFLGRHLLFNRFDFEIFTPGNLERECYEEDCNYEEAREVFENIPQTDVFWKKYNADKNKRPMRVDVTSLLVGLVAGGVSLVIAGLLVWYFCQGKCKNRANSVRQRPRRSNASLMMRRLEEVSLQPVPPPPMEEMDPPGLPSYEQAIAKNGPHDAPPPPYPGSRHGSIRR